Below is a genomic region from Rhododendron vialii isolate Sample 1 chromosome 5a, ASM3025357v1.
aaaaataacgGATCAAGTGCTAGAGGAATTCTTGTTCATCATGCCAGAATTCCTTTCTAAGCTTACGCGAGAAAAGCTGACAAGAATCCATGCTAAGATCAATGGCAGCCGAAAGAGCAACGAACAGGGCAGCATCCGGCATGCAAGTCACGTGCTGCTCCCCGACTTGAACCATTGGTTTGCTCACCTTTCCTTCCCCTTCCACAGTCGAATTCATGACAAACCCTCGAACGAGTGACAGAGAACCCAACGCGGAGTCTTTCAATCTACTGTCAATGCAAAATTGACCGCCGCTTTTAACGCTCATCGTGCCTTCAGCGATGGGGATTCCACTAGTGAGGCCAGTCCCGGCGTCCGTAACAAGCTCGAATTTATAACCTAGGCCGTCGACGGGTCCTCTCTCCCTCCAGGCCTCGAGGCGGCCCCACACCTTCCAACTGCTGAAACAGAAACCATGGGGGCGGAGGATGACCCACGCACCGGGGTTTGACCGGGAAACACGGTCAGAGCCTGGCGATGGCGACGGGACAAAGGGAGTGATCATCGAGGCAGCTGCAACCGGGGAGCCGGAGAGGTCGTGGATCGTGATCATCCATCCCTTTCGTTCCTTTCCGGGTTTTCCCCGCTCGCCTGAAAAGGTTCTCAGCCATCCTCTAGTGTTGTTGGTAGTATAATCTGATGGGAGAGATCtggttttgacaaaaaaaaaaaaggaaagagagagacaggCAAAtgtaaattaaaaagaaaaaaatcaagaacacaacaAAATGTATTACCTAAATAAAATATATAGCTTAGTTATGAAAACAGCAAAAGGTCAAACAAGAATATCAGCAAATAATGCAAAGCACATTATCATCACAACTAGATAAGTGCACATGGTGGGAACTCACATGGTGGTTGAGAAAGACACAGCTTGTGGGGGAATTAGATATTCATCTCATCTATTTGACCCAAACAGGGAATGCAGATTTGGAAGCCTTCATGATTAAGACAAGTTTCTAGAGACTAATAAAGAACTTTGTTAGTTGTAAGCTGGAAGCCATTTGCTGAAAACAAATTCGAAGGTGGTCATCAGCATCATTGATGTACGCTCTGGTATACAAGTTGAGATTCCCTACTTTGGTTttccaaaactccaaaaaacaaagaatttcgCCTCGCGTGACTATCACAAAAAACAGAATTCACACGGTGAAAATTTCAGTAGACTATGAGTGAGATGTGAACATTCGAATATCTACCGTCTTTTGTCACCATTGTCACATCGGAGAAATACAGCATAACAAGGAAAGTCCTTCAACGAATTCGTAAATTGTGAAACCAAATCTCTCAAAGCGTGCGTATACATTAGGTGCATTGgctgaatttcatgtttttcaatcACAACAAATGCTTCCTGTAACCATAAATCACAACTTCCAACACTTAACAGCTTTTACACCGATCTTTTAACCAAAAATACTGCTCTAGATTTGACCCTGAATTTTACCCTTGATGGGGAATTGTGACAAAGGAGAAGTTTAAACTAGGCAAAGTTCAAACTGACATGATCAATTTGGAAATAGTTATTGTAGAAAGCGTAATCTTTAGGCGTGTGTTTTGGCTTTTTGCAGCTACCAAACGGCAGTGACACACTGTCTAGCAATACTTGATGGCTTCGATAGCAGAGGATTAAGAGTTTGATCATTATCACATGGAAAAGCAATCaatacaaaaagaaacaaagaaagggcAATGAAATATCAATTCCGAAGCCAAGTGGTGAAATGGAGCTAGTCATGTGGGGTTTTCCTGTGATGGGTCTATATTCCATATTCCTATCTCTTTCATTTGGCAGGTCTAAATATCTACGATTTACCCTGTGTTCCGAACTCtcaaagaaaatgagagggaaatgGGAGGAAAAGTTTACTGTTCACGAAAACTGAATTTGCTATTTTctcccctctttctctccaaaccaaCAATGGAAGAGAACTTCTtctaattttcctttcttttccttgagtTCCAAAGAATccaaacaaacccaaatgatGTTGATTGTTTACAGACAAGAAACATGTAACTAACAAAGAAAGGAATACAAACAGATGAAAAGGTAAACTGAAAGTGGTTAACTTGGGAGAAATTATTGCTTGGGAGGTGGGAGTACTGGATTATGTCTTGCCCAACTTGACATATGAAGTTAAAGACCAGCCCAAAATTAATTGACAACATCATTTATAGTaggaccaaaaaaagaagacaaaagcaCATGGGTATCGGGCACTTTATACCAGGGACCACCAACACAAAGGCCCCAGCCAGATTAACACACAACCAGTAGGAGAAGGGGGGGAAAATTGGTCCAAATCGCAGTTAGAGGAGTCTTTTTTCCATAAGATTTGCTTTAGATTTCTTTACTCTTAGATGGTTCTAGGCTAGACTGACGTTAAATCAAAACAAATCCACTGTCTTTTCTTGAACAGGCAATGCGTCGAGTGGATCTTCCGTGCATAATATCGAACATtatccaaaaaattattcagtctTCCCGGGGTAttacctaagtcacataatgtgaATGCGTGAGTGGGAGCACGAGAGGGTCTTTCGAATGAATCTCAAACTACTAAATTCACAATGCTGAGGATTGAGAATGCTACAAGTGCAAAGTGAGGATTGAGACTTGGAGCGGAGGGTCTTATCAAAGACTATGTGACTAATCTCTCTCACTGATAATGGGTGGCCTCACACCTCCAAATGGATCAAGGGTCGAGCAACGATCTAGTAACACTGAATAATCCCTCgtcaaaaacaattaaaccaattcgggaaaaaaaaaatctaaaaagctCCAACAAACAAAGCTAACCAAGAAATCTCGAcgagaattttttattttatttttgaaaaaggaagtGGATTATCAATAGACTTGCACAAATATACAACATCCAGGCTACATTAGAATTTAGGCGGTGTTTGGCGTGTCTATAAAAATTTTGCTAATATAACCCAAAATCCTCCCTAAAGTACCTCAAAAGGTAAAAACCATTTTTCTTAGCTCTGTCTTTTTTCCGTCAAAGAGCAATATTATGGCCCATTccgctaagaaaaataagactaattttttgaattaaatataaTACATTGTAATAAAATAACTTTTCCCGTCAAACAGAGAATAAATACTTAAGAAATAAAAACGGAACAAGACCTATGTataatactccttccgttccattttcattgttcattttttaattgcatgtcattttttaattatttatatctttcgatctataatgttttttataattttgaaaactttatattatagaactaatcaagatctaacaaataaaatccatattgcatatttttcaagatctacattaaaagatataggcaaaagacataaaaaagacaaacagaataacgaacaataaaaatgggacggagggagtaaccgAATCACTTCTTCAAAGTTACTAAAGTAGTAAACTACTCCTATTTACTTGCTCTCGCCAGTGAACGGTGGAATTAATCCCAAAATTTGTCAATGTGTGCGCAAACTAGTTCGCCAGTAAGAGTAATAGTAAATGAATGTAGCTAAAATGCGCCGGGAGGCAAGGAAAAACTCACCGCGATCTCTCGTTCCTGTTGGCGCTaaacttgcagctgaaaaccGGTTGCCTTATATTCCCCTGAATCTGAAAAACCACCGGGCTGCACTCCGGCTCGCCCCCGAACTGGAACACGAACCGGGGATCCGGTTCGGTCCGAACCGTCAAGTGAAACCTCGCCGCCGGGCTCTCCGGCTCCCTCCCCAGCTTCACCCACCCGTTCTGAAAAACCGCCGCCCTCGCCTCCGCCCCGCCCAGCCCCACGCTGATGTGGATTTTTCCCAACAGCTTCCCGCACGTGATCCCGCACGTGCGGCCCATGCGGCCGGAGTACACCGACACGCGGAGGGTCACGCATTTGCCGGAGAGGCGGCGGAGGGCGGCGGGGTCGAGGTGGAACTCGGCGGAGGCGGCGGAGGAGTCCGGCGGGGAGGTGTCGGTCACGGCGGCGGCGCAGATGGGAAGGAGGGCGGTCTGGGAAGGGAAGCTCTTCAGCTTGATGGTGCAGTAACACGGCGTCGTCGACGGGTAGACTCCCGAACCGGCCCGTTTGGTGGCTTGTGGTAGTTTCAGGGCTAGTGACTCGATTATCAGGCGCACAAATGGGCACGGATCCATTTCCTCCTCCGCCGTCGTCCTCCTCCTCTGgtgtttctctctctgtttttgtaCTTTGTATCTATAGGTTTCTTACTATGGagtggatgagagagagagaggattgggtTTAGTTTAAGAATGGTGGCTTCGGAAACAACTGTGTACTTATTTTCATCGACTAGACAGATGAATGTCGGCTCAAAGGCCCGAAAGCTACTATTTTAACATGTTCTGCTTTCTCgctggctctctctctctctctctctctctctctctctctctcttgtttccATATCATGTGACGTGAAGATACCATTTCTTCATACGGCCTGTTTGGTGTCTCCTAGAAaatggttggttttttttttttttttctgttcaaaaaattactactaacagttttgagaaaacaaaattgtaAAACTCACTCGaaacatttatcaaaaaaaaacctaaattaCTAAAAACGTGATTACGAAGTGAATACTGTAGTAAACGGGACCTGGGCAAAGATGGGACCAGGGTCTAGTGACAGTGACTATCACGacaaaatttttagaaaatactattattatatttaaaaaaaattatgccaaacttatatagtctcgccaccattagattttttttagtatacatttcgttACTGCTAGAGTAAAATCCTAACTCCGTCCTTAGACCTGGGGACCTGCAGCGAGTAAGTTATTGTAGGGGTGTAGTGATTATCCAAAACGTATGTTTCCCTAATTGATGATTCTGATTCGTTATTAACTTTTACCGGTCAAAGTATACTTTTGCTGGTAAGAGTTACTCCACAAACACATGTAAACCATTTTGTTGAGATGAACAACTCGGATTGTGCACTATAAAAAACACTACATGGTTGCTCAATACAGGGTTCTCGATTTGGTAGCAAACATCGATGctttatttgtttcatttttgcGGTGCCATATGTGAGAtttcaacttctttttttctttttcttttttcctcgtTGGGAGAACCTAACTTTTAAGGAGAACACTTTTATTAGCCTTAAAAACTTTGATTGAATTTTCTATATTACTTTTGATTCTCTacttttaaaacttttgttAATTACTTACGAGGATTAGTTTGTCAAACTTGAATTTTATCTATTTTAGAAACAACTACTCCGTAACATTTGTATTTGATGACATCATcgaccagaaaaaaaaaagtagactAGTAAGAGCATTTCCGAGAGAgatagcaaaataaaaaatctaacaatatttgaaaaacaatgtAGCATAAGGCAGTCCcaaagatgctacatgcacaacggttgtgcaaaacatcaaacacaaccaatcttCATCCGTCTATTGTTGTAATAATTTGtcaagattcgttcaaacttttccttgaaagagttaaacttttcttttgaagagtttttttaaaatctagagcgtccaaacacatctgaacggtcagaattagttacacaacacacacaacgatTGTGTGACGTTTGAAGAATGAGAAATTACTATTCAAATTGGCATCTCATCGATTCTATTCGTTATGATTGGTCAACTAAATgaatttttggaaacaaaataaatttcttaAAGTCAAAGAAGCATTTAAAAATATACCATTTGAAGAGTTCCGTATATGGCACTTGTTTCAAATAGCTATATTAGCAACAAAGTTAAttattttcacactctttttttatatatatcaatgcacattatttcttgtcttttagttgtttttttttttttttttggaaaaaataatggGTAGAGTGCATTTATAGAAAAAAGAgcgtgaaaatcatttcccagcaataaaaacaaaaatcactAATAACAGGGAGTACAAGATTTTTCCATAGAAgattaatttttgtgtttcaaaaattactGTCGGCACTCCAAAATTGATCCCTATATGCAATTGATGTTGGCACTCCACTTGTTGGAGCGCCCACGGTTATTTTTGGAGCGTCAATATCAAAATCCTTTCCCAAATTattaaaccaaaatcaaaatcctttcCCAAATTATTAAACACAaattgacttcttcttttttaactgTTATTCCAAATGGGGCCTAGATTTGCTTAGGGAATTGTGTATGGAAGGTGGCGACAGTTTGGCAAAAGGGGTTGGGTGGGTCCTCGAATGGCGCCAAATTAGCTGGACCCACTCGTGGTCCCTTCCCTGGAATACATAGTACATATACAGCTGGATTAGAGCTGTCACCACGTTGTCGTATGTTATCCCCAGCTGGGGTTTCATTGGAATCCAACGTTATCCAGAGCCCCTCTAATTCGTATGACCAAACACAGGACTCCGACGTGGCCTTCTCTTTGGGACCTTTTCTGATTCTGAGACTAATCCGATTCGGTGTGTTGTGTCTTGTGAGTAATTtatcaaaaatgctactggtacagcagctgcgtACAGATTCTTTTTGCGCCCTCCTCGAGtttcgcaaagatgatcggagtcgctcattttgttcaaaatacgtcgtttaaggtccctgaaaaaaatcatctcaatccgatatcggaaatggtgtttacgaatcatccaattttcaaatttaagttagtCCAAAAGAACGAAGCTTAGCCCGGTGACCACCAAATGTCGTGTCATGCCTTGATGTGTCCTGTCATATTTTTTCGGGGGGCGTCGGCAACAAGCAATGTTGTTCCCTGCCTTGCCTAGCCTTATGTCAAGCACATATCGGTTATGTGTGCCCGACACTCTTcttcattatattttttttaaggttcaTATACTTAGTGATAGATCTCACAGAAATATGCGGTTAAAATGGGTGTTAGGATACCACGGGGCTTGCCCCAATACCGCCCTATAATTTTCCG
It encodes:
- the LOC131325935 gene encoding uncharacterized protein LOC131325935; this encodes MDPCPFVRLIIESLALKLPQATKRAGSGVYPSTTPCYCTIKLKSFPSQTALLPICAAAVTDTSPPDSSAASAEFHLDPAALRRLSGKCVTLRVSVYSGRMGRTCGITCGKLLGKIHISVGLGGAEARAAVFQNGWVKLGREPESPAARFHLTVRTEPDPRFVFQFGGEPECSPVVFQIQGNIRQPVFSCKFSANRNERSRSLPSDYTTNNTRGWLRTFSGERGKPGKERKGWMITIHDLSGSPVAAASMITPFVPSPSPGSDRVSRSNPGAWVILRPHGFCFSSWKVWGRLEAWRERGPVDGLGYKFELVTDAGTGLTSGIPIAEGTMSVKSGGQFCIDSRLKDSALGSLSLVRGFVMNSTVEGEGKVSKPMVQVGEQHVTCMPDAALFVALSAAIDLSMDSCQLFSRKLRKEFWHDEQEFL